Proteins encoded by one window of Nitrospirota bacterium:
- a CDS encoding type II secretion system F family protein has translation MKVKRKEVLSFFDHVSDLISVGITIREAIKTFKCKNKEMRTVVEIIKDNMDSGYSFSMSLKKTDIFPPSVIVTIKAGEDSGHIEESLKRIREKYEEEGRFVSEIKKAILMPLINIVASSGLMMLLIFKTIPTIAETLRSLGNIPPITQTLFNITIFLKENLLLIIMGVFGFSWYMVYTLKESKPDFLYDTPLVGKLIKSSFISSLFSQLEMMVKGGISITDAIKVIESSQEGLPKKQVSNILLNLSEGKHLDESLSTEFFPEDLIQKVRVIRETGKYEEIFSRIASTYKKKAEDQAKKITTLIEPASIFIVGIVVFTLMVSVFLPMATLGTGISQNLTSSHP, from the coding sequence AGCGATCTTATAAGTGTTGGTATAACAATAAGGGAGGCGATAAAGACTTTTAAATGTAAAAACAAAGAGATGAGAACTGTAGTGGAGATTATTAAAGATAATATGGATAGTGGATATAGTTTTTCTATGTCTCTGAAGAAAACCGATATTTTCCCTCCCTCTGTTATTGTTACCATAAAGGCAGGAGAGGATTCTGGTCATATCGAAGAATCCCTAAAAAGGATAAGAGAAAAATATGAGGAAGAAGGGAGGTTTGTATCAGAGATTAAAAAGGCTATCCTTATGCCCCTGATAAACATAGTGGCATCCTCTGGATTGATGATGCTACTTATCTTCAAGACAATCCCAACCATTGCAGAGACATTGAGGTCTTTAGGTAACATACCACCTATAACACAAACGCTTTTTAATATTACTATTTTTCTTAAAGAAAACCTTTTACTCATTATTATGGGAGTTTTCGGATTCTCTTGGTATATGGTTTATACGCTCAAAGAGAGTAAGCCTGATTTTCTGTATGATACCCCTCTTGTAGGTAAACTGATAAAAAGTTCTTTTATTTCCAGCCTTTTCTCCCAGCTTGAAATGATGGTAAAAGGGGGGATATCGATCACGGATGCGATTAAGGTAATCGAATCCTCACAGGAGGGACTTCCTAAAAAACAGGTATCAAATATTTTGCTAAACTTATCAGAAGGTAAGCACCTTGATGAATCACTATCTACTGAATTTTTCCCTGAGGATTTAATTCAAAAAGTCAGAGTTATCCGAGAAACAGGCAAGTATGAAGAGATATTTTCAAGGATTGCATCAACATATAAGAAGAAAGCAGAAGATCAGGCAAAAAAGATAACTACCTTAATAGAACCTGCGAGTATTTTTATAGTAGGTATAGTAGTCTTTACCTTGATGGTCTCAGTATTTTTACCCATGGCTACTTTGGGGACTGGCATTTCCCAGAATTTGACATCCTCCCATCCCTGA